The proteins below come from a single Pedobacter aquae genomic window:
- a CDS encoding T9SS type A sorting domain-containing protein → MKKLIIFCVMLYTLTSVAQEKNKTVISPLSMARMHLDQNHYNYNPKKGFEIYQQIAQENTDAKAMNTLAILYSDGIGTNANQEQAFYWFKKAAESGYSNAWYNLGTMYRKGMGTQQNFELAFASFSKGDELNAVTSSYAKGYLLYKGLGCQQSYTEAIKLFRKSIKKGSLGSMYLLGLCFRNGYGIVQNIDSAKYWISNAANRGYNFAKEELMEAEPEFNGYNQVLNPNKKTKLSNVMEVKNSYEKVKHTLKSNKEIEGIYSGYLLKYDWSGQHVIGKKALEIELKYDEAEQKIKGFWNEDGTKTSLNAILTDSSLLFENTAYSKLDHYSAKKEVDFVFKNAQLQLLNLSDSTYLAGNIQLWSNYHNEPEKPMYVSLVKKANLTIEQPKLDIQISQNLTVYPNPFSNSLSFNILLEKESLLNIALTSIDGKILYTETLKMPTGQQSHTLQANVATGSYVLKVGYNGIVKSSIVIKQ, encoded by the coding sequence ATGAAAAAATTAATTATTTTTTGTGTAATGCTTTATACCCTTACTTCGGTAGCGCAAGAAAAAAACAAAACTGTTATTAGCCCTTTAAGTATGGCTAGAATGCATCTAGATCAAAACCACTACAATTATAATCCTAAGAAAGGATTTGAAATCTATCAACAAATCGCACAAGAAAATACGGATGCGAAAGCCATGAATACATTGGCGATCTTATATAGTGATGGAATAGGAACTAACGCAAACCAGGAGCAAGCTTTTTATTGGTTTAAAAAAGCTGCAGAAAGTGGTTATTCAAATGCTTGGTATAATTTAGGTACTATGTACCGTAAAGGAATGGGAACGCAACAAAACTTTGAATTGGCTTTTGCAAGTTTTAGTAAAGGCGATGAATTAAATGCCGTTACCTCTAGTTATGCGAAAGGTTATCTCTTATACAAGGGCTTAGGTTGCCAACAAAGCTATACTGAAGCGATTAAATTATTTAGAAAAAGCATTAAAAAAGGCTCTTTAGGTTCTATGTATTTGTTAGGCTTATGTTTTAGAAATGGATATGGTATTGTACAAAATATTGATAGTGCCAAATATTGGATCTCAAATGCGGCAAACAGAGGGTATAATTTTGCTAAAGAAGAATTGATGGAAGCCGAACCTGAATTTAATGGTTATAATCAGGTGCTAAATCCAAATAAAAAAACTAAGCTTTCTAATGTTATGGAAGTTAAAAACTCTTATGAAAAAGTAAAGCATACTTTAAAAAGTAATAAAGAAATAGAAGGGATTTACAGTGGTTATCTTTTAAAATATGACTGGAGCGGGCAACATGTTATTGGTAAAAAAGCGTTAGAAATTGAATTAAAATATGATGAGGCTGAACAGAAGATTAAAGGATTTTGGAATGAAGATGGTACTAAAACAAGCCTAAACGCTATACTAACTGATTCATCATTATTGTTTGAAAACACAGCATATAGTAAATTAGATCATTACAGTGCTAAAAAAGAAGTTGATTTTGTTTTTAAAAATGCTCAATTGCAATTGCTAAATTTATCAGATTCAACCTATTTAGCCGGTAATATTCAATTATGGTCTAATTACCATAACGAGCCTGAAAAACCTATGTATGTAAGTTTGGTAAAAAAAGCCAACTTAACAATTGAACAACCTAAACTTGACATACAAATTAGCCAAAACTTAACGGTTTATCCTAATCCTTTTAGCAATAGCTTATCCTTTAATATTTTATTAGAGAAAGAAAGCCTATTAAATATAGCTCTAACTTCTATAGATGGTAAAATATTATATACCGAAACTTTGAAAATGCCTACTGGGCAACAAAGCCATACTTTGCAAGCCAATGTAGCAACAGGGTCTTATGTGCTTAAGGTAGGTTATAATGGGATAGTTAAGTCATCAATTGTCATTAAACAATAA